The DNA segment TATGGTGGATTTCACCCCCAAACAACCAGTGAACGTAAACGTTATGATGAACCATGTAAATTTCCGTGtctccatttatttatttttatttactattattttatggatgaatgcgAAGAATATTGTATCAAAGCTCGAATCATCATCGTGGGCCGAAGATAATTCTTTCATCCCTTCCGATTTGTTATGCAAATTTTAGGCATTAACATGGTCATACAAAGGGATTTCATGTGTGAAAGTTGAATCTCTTGGCAGACACATAATATTTTGAATCTTACTACATATGACGTGTGTGGAAAGAAATgatcataaaaaattacatgAGACTTGTTTAAGTATTTATAGTTGATAATCCGATACAGCTTTTATCCTAGTTGATGATATTGTTCATCGTGCACTATGATCATTGTGGTTAAAGTTTATACGTTTGCGCTATTGGAAATAGTACTCCATCTTTGTATTTATTACATACTACATCATTTCCAACCTACAATTAGGTGAGTGAATAGATCACTGTTTTTTCACAGTTGAGTCCCGTAGACTATTGTCAATAAccttaatttatgtattttggtgaccTTCGACTATGTATGAAGTTGAGGTTTTTGTGTTGCCTATAAACTATGTTTAATATGGTTTAAAGAGACAGCGTTGGGAAAGCTATTGAACTAGGACTTACTAGCATGAATGCAAAGAGAAGATTATTTGTTAACATACATGTATTGTGTTTACTCATTGTTTGCAAGTTATAttgtttatttgatgttgtggcATAATTGCAACTACATCATTGCTCCGCGTCATTTGGACTCAAGAGGGATTAGAGAGAAACTAAATTTGACGTGAACATAACAAGTTACTTTTGAGATATTGCTTTGACGATCTTCTTTATTCAGAAATTTGGTATAGTATTcccatttttattttgcaaGTATGCTCAGTAGTCACATAGCTTAGTTTTCTTTTAGAGGCCTAGTACTATGCCCACTACACATGAGTAAGAGATGTGATTAAAGGGGCATCCATATTGGGGCATGCCTCCTCCTCTCTCTTCAAATGCCAAAGCATATTACACCTCATTAGGCCAAGCACTATGCCCAAGTAAATGTTAAGAGCCACTTCATTATGCTTTATAGCTAGGCATGGTATAAATGTAGATATAGCCCTTCCTCTTGTTAAAAATGGCACTAGGATAGGAAAAGCTCTCTCAAATGTACATCTCTCTTGACCAGGGCTCTTAGGCTGTAGATCTTGTAGCTATAAAGATGAGTTATTTGTTGTTGAATAGACTCTGGAAAACTCGTGAAACAACTGAACCCAATTTTAATTTGTCACCCGAGGTAGCATGGGGTGAGGGTTACcagaataaaaaggaaaaggaattcTCTTCCCCATTAGTGAAATAAAAACGAAAGTAGATGGTCCTGGGACCTCAAAAGAATGATAATATAAAGCATCCGAACTGATATCATGCAAATGGCCTCATCTGGTCTCTTTTCCTTTGTAGGCAAATGGTCCATCTGCTTTGAAACGACTAATTTTGctctaaataaaaaaagcaCATAATGGTCATAATATAAAAGTTTAAATCAGTAAAGAGCtgcaacaaaaactaaaatcacTACCCCATATCACAAATGAGAGCCTTTTCATAGATGAGGAGCTACACCTATAACTAAAGACACATTTCCAGTTCAGAGAAAATACCTCAGGTATCAACACAGATTTTTCTCCTAGAATTACAAAGTAGTCTTGTGTACAACATGAATGATTACAGAGAAAATATCTTTTCACAAAGAATAATTCTAATTCTATCTTCCATCTGAATCATATCCTCCTCTTTTATCTACGACCAAGTTTGAAAATAACATATGTTCACTTAGTCATGACCAACAATTTCCTAACCCAACTAACACAATCAAAGAATATGCTATCCCTGTAGAAATTACAAATAAGTGATGGCTACATACATGTGCTTGTATTGTGTGTGAAGCTGAGACACCACTGCCCCTTGTAGAAAATTGCTTCACAGGAGACACAAGTAATGAATACACGCTTCAAATAGTCATTTACATCAAACTTCAATATCTACTCGGGTTTTGATGGGTTTAAGCTTGACCCCAAGACTCTCTGAAGAGAGAAGTTCTGGTGCTATGCATGAATGGCTTGAAGGGCTAGTTGGGTTCGAGCCATTACTTGATGAGAAGGCAAAATGCTGTTGTCTGTAGTAACCGAGCCCCATCAAGAAGAATTCAATAGGAATTAGCATGGCATATGGATGTTCTTCCGTCACCAGCGATCCACAAGCTTGAACctatcaaccacaaaaatagGATCATTATACAAGAACTCATTACACTTGACATAATGTGAGAAGTAGAATACTGACGTACGATACACATGCAGTCATCTAGTTCTAAGTCAACGCCATTCAAAAGCAAGAAGGtgaatatatacaataatacaaaaataaacccGAGTTCTTTAACTCATTGATTCTAAATTGTCAACTTTTTTTCCTGGCCTGCTGATTCAAAAAAAGAGACCACAAAATCAGAAAGTTGAagatcatcaatatttttttatctacacTTCAATATGAATTTACACTTGAATCAGATGGTTGATCATCTCATTGGATATCTATCAACTGCAGAAACTGTTCAAGAGGCCAAGGTGTCATTGTttgtcctttcttttttcttctcaatgAGAGGTGCTGTTAAACCATAGATGCATGTTATTCTCTTTCTTTCAGTGCTACTTATTCCATTACCATAAGTGAGAGTTAAATCGGATTAACATATTGAGAAAATGGAAAGCGAGGAGAAAAGCATGCTACCTCAACAAGAGCACAGCTTTGTCTGCCCATTTTACCACTCATATACACAGCTTCAGCATGAAATTCACTACTTTCACCGACAAAAATAAGTGTCTTGCATTGCAACTTCTTCAATCCATCTGTAAGGTCATGCCTCCTGCAGATAGACAGTATGAGCAATACACGAGACATTCATACAGAATATGAGAATTCTCTGGACTTTTGAATGGCTTCAACAGCATGCCAGCACAACTAAAATTTTGTCTTTCCCTTACTGATCTACTGAACCGACCTATCACCGTCTCATAACAAGCTGCCTTAAGGTATATATGCGCACACTTGTTTCAAAAGAAGCATCAATTTCAGctaaaattttataatgtgAAATGCATAGGTACCAGCAAGGTTGATTCTCATATCAACTATAAGCATATGATACCAAATTCAATGAGGCACCACAAGAAGACTTAAGCTGCAATAACAGGTTCGAACCGTTATGGTTGTGGCCAGTCAAATTACATGGAAACAGAAGCTTGAAAAATGGAAAACATATCTAATAAAGTAAGTCTATAGAATAGACAAGATCTTACGCGTTAATTGCTTCAAGGAAACGCATGACATTCAAACTTTGCCTTTCATCCAGTAACTGTAAGCACATCTcaaataaaccaaaagaaaagaagaagaatcaacAAGGTTTAAGTGATGTAGAGTCATCACTCAGtcgatattattatttaaatcaaaGCAATTGGCAAGAAATTATCGAAACTGAGATTTCCATACCTTTCTGAAAGTTTGTATTATGTCAGATTCTGCACCATGCAAGCCACTCCTAAGTTCCTGCAAGacaggagatttttttttttttttttgacaagtaataCAGAGATATATGAGAGTTACCATTTTTGGATTAGTagatatatagaagaattataaCATATATCAAGAGCTGAGAGTCTGAAAAGTAAGGTAACTTGAAGTACCTTACTAAAGTAACGCTGAAGAAGGCACTCCTTCAGGACACCACACATGCCATAGAAGTATAACAGATTCAGCAATACCTGCGATAGAGAAATCCATACAATTTACACAAATCTCACAATCAATGAGTATgtaattggtttatttttatttttccacctTCCATAAAcatcatttgataaaaaaacaaaaagaaagataaaaatgtcttatGGCTGGTGTAAGTTCAATCCTTCATTTGTAATGTAGGATTGAACTGGCATTCTTAACAAGTCAGTTATCAAATGGTTCTATTTTTCGTATGAAGAAAGCAACAACATGAGGGACGGAACTATGAATAATGATCACTTTCCTAGGTAGAATCCACCAAGAAGAGTTTAGTTCTGAGGAGTGTTAGAACTTTGGACAATGAGTGCAGCCCACTGAAGGTATAAATGGTGCAGTTACAAATAAGGACCCCCCTCCTGCCCATTTGTTATGTCAGGTCACTTAGGTAAACACATGGACCGTAAAAAATTACATTGATATACACTGTTCTATTGCATTCATCTTGGTGTCCATGTTAGATGCTGATACCTAACATTGAAAATCATCTCTGCTCCATGTTGGATACTGACACCTAACAGTGCCTTCATTACATTAATTGCACAAATTCAAATTAGTGATGAACTGTGACTGCTGCcgcatattattttttcaaaattacaagTGCTGTTGACTTATCCGTGGAGATCAGAACCTTATTGTAGAGCCACTCAGTCCATAAGGGTGCTCTACAAATTGGGGACACAAGAATCAACCCAAGCACTCGCTCTGTGTATTTCATCTgccatattgaaaaaaaaaaaaaaaagcgacttaaaaaataggaaaataatgACAAAGAAAGGGAAGCTGACTTTGGCCAACTTACTGCAAAGAGGGTAAGAATGTAAGCACCAGCTGTTACACCTACGCACATAACTTCTTTCAGCCTGAAGtagaaatatcataaaaaagtgCTTAAGAAAAACTGCAACTGACAACAgctgaagaaatatttttattttatttttattttttcatttgtgtCAAGTAGCAGCTGAAGAAATATATACGTTAGCTATAAGGGAACCCAAATGCAAAGCATATATGCATGTTCCTTGGCTTcgtatataaagaaaaatatataaacatgaaAATCTAATCCCTGATTAATAATAATGtggtaaatttaaaaacaagaaACACTAAGTGCAGATGCACTACAAGTAACTCTCACGTAACAATTTTCCATTACTAGCTGATCTAAAGCACCtaaattagtaaaaaataagataaaggaaaatgatggcACCGAAGTATTTGGCTGTTACTGGGGCATTACATAGTTTATAGTCCCCCATATATAATGGCCCTGAAGAGGTGGTGCTCTTGGATTAGGTGCTGCATATCGACGGCAAGGTTCTCAGTTTTGGTGAATGGCAGCCCAGTTGGCTTTTTTAACATCGTTCGAGGtctaaggcaaggggatcctttaTCCCCCACTTCTTTTTGTCATTTTCATGGAGGCACTTACTAGAATGATCTTTGCTATGGTCAACCGTTGCTTTTTGGCTAGATTTCAGTTGGGGCAACCAATTAGGGTACTCttaacatttctcatttattgttCACAAATGATACTTTGATATCTTGTGAGGCTGAACAAAATCAGATTGGCGCATTAAGGGAACTTATACTTTGCTTTGAATCTGTATCCGGTTTGAAAGTGAATTTATCTAAGTCAGAGTTGGTTCCAGTTGGTAACATACACAACATCGGCTGTTGGCTAACACTTGGATGtaagatctcctcttttccatAGTTACCTCGGTCTTCCTTTGGGGGCTGCTTCTGGCTAAATCTATTTGGGATGTAGTATTTGAGAAGATTGAACGTAGATTGGTAGGTTTGAAGAGATTGTATTTGTCGAAAGGTGGTAGGATTATCCTAATCAGTCAAATTTACCAACTTATTTCTTATCTTTGTTCccaattctagcaagtggggcGATCCAAATTTAGAAACTCCATCATGAGTTCCTTTGGTGTGGGTTGGGGGATGAATTCAAATTCCATCTAGTCAAGTGGGATAAGGTATGCTCCCCAATCTCTTCTGGTGGGGATACATTCCCGGTTCGCTCTTTCTATAAGTCCTTAACACAATTGCAAAACAATCACTTTCTTTTTTGGAGAGTAATGGGCTCAGTTCGGTCTAGTTTTGGAGAAATTTTGGAACcaaaaatttaagaattgatATGGACCGATTCATCACTGAAACCGGAACTTTCAGTTTTTTCGGTTTCGGTCCACTTTTCCAGTTTACCATTTACACGTGTGACACTATAAGTAAACGGTTTTCTGGTTTTGATGCCTTATGTGCAAGAAAAGTGGTGAGACTGAGGATCATCTTGTACTGCATTGTGAGATTGCTAGAGCATTATGGGAGATGTCTTTAGAAGGTTAGAGctagcttgggttatgcctactAATATGGTTGATCTTTTGGCCAGTTGGACGAACCTGGGCGATATTCTACAAATCACAGCTGTGTAGAAGATTGTTCctatttgtattctttggtgCCTATGGCAAGAATGAAATGATCAGACTTTTAAAGACAAGAAGAGCATTCATTGGAGGAGATTAGATTACTTTTTGCTAGAACTTTATTTCTATAGGCCAAAGttgtagattttaatggtctcgattttcatgattttcttgtttccattTCTTCCTAAATAGGTGTTATCTCTTGTATGCCCCCTTGTTTACTTggggctatgcctattcgtattaatacaatcgtttacttatcaaaatatataatgacTGATTCTTAAATCTACCGTTTTGCAAACCAAGCATTTATCTCATACATTGAGAATCTATCATCAAAATGCAACATGGAGGTCCTAATCTACTATGTGCACATCAAAGCCAAGAGGAATTACGGCAAGCCAGCAGTGGAGCAACTGTTATCTAGCATAACTGCTGGGTTTGAAATTAACCAATTATTGGAGCCAAGGTAACTAATGGTACAAGCAATGGTAGGCATTACTTTTTGTTAACCAGGCAAAATAactgataaaaatacaaaaaagaacttttttccttttttataagtaaaatattaaataataagaataggtatagcccatgtacacagggaAAATCGCATCTAAGAACTAGATAAATGGTTTTGAATCTATCAAGTTTCAACCTAAGGGGATTTGAAGTTAGCTTCTCCTACAAAACATCCAAGTAAATCTgaagtttttttaaaacaccACAACTTCTATTCAACAAACAATTTCAcaattatttatctaaaaaaattgGTGAAAATTAGTAACTATGGGAAAATCAAGAAAGAAGTTTGTTTTTATTCCAAAATGCCTCTGTGGCTTCAAATAGAGTTCTAAAATTGAATACTTGACAAGATATCACAGAAAAACTCATCATCTCATCCCCTTCAACTTCGAAACTCCCcctagtttattatattatcatgAAAATCCCTTGACATATAGTTCTAAATTTGGGCAATCAGTACAATCCATTATGGTTATTAGATTTGCAACATTTTGGCCCGGTAAAACGAGTCATCTGCCCTTCTCTGGAATTCCTAGTAACTTATTATGGAAATGTCTATATTCCAAAGTATCAACCTATAGTAGAgttctctttttcctcttacCGGCATTGGAAACTCATAAAATCCTTCAATGTATCACACTTTTAGATGGAGCTGGTGTCTTTTCCAATATTGATCACAATAGATCTATTTGGCCTGGTTAAATGAGTCGTCTGTCCTTTTCTTAACTTCCAGACAACTTATGATGAAAATCTCTGTATTTCAAAGTATCAACCACAGTTTTTCCACCTACTGGTATTGGAAAATTCTACAGAATCCttcatgatctctctctctctctctctctctctctctctctctctctctctctctctctctccctccctccctggATGGAACTGATGTCTGCCAATATTGTGCATAACAAATCTTACCTTGGAACTCTGATATCCCAACACAAGAATAGACTAAACAACTGGAGAGAGATTTTGCATTCGtggacaagaaagaaaaaatgaacaCTAGGATAAGAATCAGTGTACACTTCCAAAACAAAAGCAATCGTGGATCTAcagaattgataaaaaaaactaaacggGAAAACCGGAAAGGTAAAGAAGAGGAGAGATGGAACAAACTACATGTTAGTGTAATCCACCTTAATTGCCTAACTCATTCAGTAGCCAATGATGAGAATCAAAGCCCAACCATTCCCTTTATAGACCCATTGCCGCCAATagtattaaaaaagttaaaactggTAAAACAGAACGAGATTAGACATACCCGAAGTAATCAAGAACTTCAGCTACCTGGTCTGCAAGGTCATTGACGCTAAGCAACGGAGCATCTGGAGAAATGACTTCAGCTCCTACCTGCaacaacttttaaaataatgaaagcCAGAGACTGTTAATATCAGCGAGAGAGAGAATTTGCAATGCGATTTTTATGTCCGAATAAATGCATGGAGGATACCGACCTCATGGCCTGGGGCATCAATGTGATAAATGCAGAAGTTATGAAGCAGCAAAGAAGCTGCATCCGAGCAAAAGAATAGGCCTTGGAAACAAGACATGTCTGTGAACGCCCAAACAACATTAAACGATTAGAAACCAAGGAAACAATTTCAGTTCTAGCAAATTTGAATTGAATAACAAGAGAATAATAACTATCCCAGAAAGTAAAAAACACTACCCTATCATTGAAAACTCAATCTTT comes from the Carya illinoinensis cultivar Pawnee chromosome 8, C.illinoinensisPawnee_v1, whole genome shotgun sequence genome and includes:
- the LOC122319305 gene encoding protein NDL1-like isoform X6, which produces MSCFQGLFFCSDAASLLLHNFCIYHIDAPGHELLQVGAEVISPDAPLLSVNDLADQVAEVLDYFGLKEVMCVGVTAGAYILTLFAMKYTERVLGLILVSPICRAPLWTEWLYNKVLLNLLYFYGMCGVLKECLLQRYFSKELRSGLHGAESDIIQTFRKMCLQLLDERQSLNVMRFLEAINARHDLTDGLKKLQCKTLIFVGESSEFHAEAVYMSGKMGRQSCALVEVQACGSLVTEEHPYAMLIPIEFFLMGLGYYRQQHFAFSSSNGSNPTSPSSHSCIAPELLSSESLGVKLKPIKTRVDIEV
- the LOC122319305 gene encoding protein NDL1-like isoform X7, whose product is MSCFQGLFFCSDAASLLLHNFCIYHIDAPGHEVGAEVISPDAPLLSVNDLADQVAEVLDYFGLKEVMCVGVTAGAYILTLFAMKYTERVLGLILVSPICRAPLWTEWLYNKVLLNLLYFYGMCGVLKECLLQRYFSKELRSGLHGAESDIIQTFRKMCLQLLDERQSLNVMRFLEAINARHDLTDGLKKLQCKTLIFVGESSEFHAEAVYMSGKMGRQSCALVEVQACGSLVTEEHPYAMLIPIEFFLMGLGYYRQQHFAFSSSNGSNPTSPSSHSCIAPELLSSESLGVKLKPIKTRVDIEV
- the LOC122319305 gene encoding protein NDL1-like isoform X1, which encodes MGESSDSASIHIDMLPFGGKEFVVKTSKGLISVFVCGDQEKPALITYPDVALNYMSCFQGLFFCSDAASLLLHNFCIYHIDAPGHELLQVGAEVISPDAPLLSVNDLADQVAEVLDYFGLKEVMCVGVTAGAYILTLFAMKYTERVLGLILVSPICRAPLWTEWLYNKVLLNLLYFYGMCGVLKECLLQRYFSKELRSGLHGAESDIIQTFRKMCLQLLDERQSLNVMRFLEAINARHDLTDGLKKLQCKTLIFVGESSEFHAEAVYMSGKMGRQSCALVEVQACGSLVTEEHPYAMLIPIEFFLMGLGYYRQQHFAFSSSNGSNPTSPSSHSCIAPELLSSESLGVKLKPIKTRVDIEV
- the LOC122319305 gene encoding protein NDL1-like isoform X3 gives rise to the protein MGESSDSASIHIDMLPFGGKEFVVKTSKGLISVFVCGDQEKPALITYPDVALNYMSCFQGLFFCSDAASLLLHNFCIYHIDAPGHELLQVGAEVISPDAPLLSVNDLADQVAEVLDYFGLKEVMCVGVTAGAYILTLFAMKYTERVLGLILVSPICRAPLWTEWLYNKVLLNLLYFYGMCGVLKECLLQRYFSKELRSGLHGAESDIIQTFRKLLDERQSLNVMRFLEAINARHDLTDGLKKLQCKTLIFVGESSEFHAEAVYMSGKMGRQSCALVEVQACGSLVTEEHPYAMLIPIEFFLMGLGYYRQQHFAFSSSNGSNPTSPSSHSCIAPELLSSESLGVKLKPIKTRVDIEV
- the LOC122319305 gene encoding protein NDL1-like isoform X5, giving the protein MGESSDSASIHIDMLPFGGKEFVVKTSKGLISVFVCGDQEKPALITYPDVALNYMSCFQGLFFCSDAASLLLHNFCIYHIDAPGHELLQVGAEVISPDAPLLSVNDLADQVAEVLDYFGLKEVMCVGVTAGAYILTLFAVLLNLLYFYGMCGVLKECLLQRYFSKELRSGLHGAESDIIQTFRKMCLQLLDERQSLNVMRFLEAINARHDLTDGLKKLQCKTLIFVGESSEFHAEAVYMSGKMGRQSCALVEVQACGSLVTEEHPYAMLIPIEFFLMGLGYYRQQHFAFSSSNGSNPTSPSSHSCIAPELLSSESLGVKLKPIKTRVDIEV
- the LOC122319305 gene encoding protein NDL1-like isoform X4 → MGESSDSASIHIDMLPFGGKEFVVKTSKGLISVFVCGDQEKPALITYPDVALNYMSCFQGLFFCSDAASLLLHNFCIYHIDAPGHEVGAEVISPDAPLLSVNDLADQVAEVLDYFGLKEVMCVGVTAGAYILTLFAMKYTERVLGLILVSPICRAPLWTEWLYNKVLLNLLYFYGMCGVLKECLLQRYFSKELRSGLHGAESDIIQTFRKLLDERQSLNVMRFLEAINARHDLTDGLKKLQCKTLIFVGESSEFHAEAVYMSGKMGRQSCALVEVQACGSLVTEEHPYAMLIPIEFFLMGLGYYRQQHFAFSSSNGSNPTSPSSHSCIAPELLSSESLGVKLKPIKTRVDIEV
- the LOC122319305 gene encoding protein NDL1-like isoform X2, giving the protein MGESSDSASIHIDMLPFGGKEFVVKTSKGLISVFVCGDQEKPALITYPDVALNYMSCFQGLFFCSDAASLLLHNFCIYHIDAPGHEVGAEVISPDAPLLSVNDLADQVAEVLDYFGLKEVMCVGVTAGAYILTLFAMKYTERVLGLILVSPICRAPLWTEWLYNKVLLNLLYFYGMCGVLKECLLQRYFSKELRSGLHGAESDIIQTFRKMCLQLLDERQSLNVMRFLEAINARHDLTDGLKKLQCKTLIFVGESSEFHAEAVYMSGKMGRQSCALVEVQACGSLVTEEHPYAMLIPIEFFLMGLGYYRQQHFAFSSSNGSNPTSPSSHSCIAPELLSSESLGVKLKPIKTRVDIEV